CTAAAATTACGCTTTATGAAATTTAGGAAAGAATTATGGATAATTACGAATTTAGCGAACTTTTAAAAACTCTTAAAAACAAAGTAGGCAATATAGCCTCTATCATAAAACCCGATGAGATTAAAGCAAGACTTAAAGAAATTGAAGAGCTTGAAAATTCTCCATCATTTTGGAGTGATGTAAAACAAGCAGGCATTATCGGCAAAGAAAAGACAAAAATTACCAATTTACTTAAAAAATACGAAAATGCTTTTAATGCCTTAAATGATGCGAGTGAACTTTTTGATTTAGCTAATAGCGAAAACGATGCAGAGACGCTAGAAGCATTATTTAACGATGCACCAAGCCTTGAAGATACTATCACGAGTCTTGAAATTTCTATGCTTTTAAGTGGAGAAAATGACAGCAAAAATGCTATAGTTTCCATTCACCCAGGAGCAGGTGGAACGGAAAGCAATGACTGGGCTAGCATACTTTATAGAATGTATTTAAGATTTTGTGAAAGAGAAGGTTTTAAAGTAGAAACTTTAGACTTTCAAGAAGGCGAAGAAGCAGGACTTAAAGATGTAAGTTTTTTGGTTAAGGGCGATAATGCTTATGGTTATTTAAAAGCAGAAAATGGCATTCATCGCTTAGTAAGAACTTCGCCTTTTGATAGTGCTGGACGCCGTCACACAAGCTTTTCAAGTGTTATGGTAAGCCCTGAACTTGATGATGATATTGAAATTGAAATTGAAGAAAAAGATATAAGGATTG
This genomic interval from Campylobacter sp. CCS1377 contains the following:
- the prfB gene encoding peptide chain release factor 2 is translated as MDNYEFSELLKTLKNKVGNIASIIKPDEIKARLKEIEELENSPSFWSDVKQAGIIGKEKTKITNLLKKYENAFNALNDASELFDLANSENDAETLEALFNDAPSLEDTITSLEISMLLSGENDSKNAIVSIHPGAGGTESNDWASILYRMYLRFCEREGFKVETLDFQEGEEAGLKDVSFLVKGDNAYGYLKAENGIHRLVRTSPFDSAGRRHTSFSSVMVSPELDDDIEIEIEEKDIRIDYYRASGAGGQHVNKTESAVRITHFPTGIVVQCQNDRSQHKNKATAFKMLKSRLYELELMKQQDSANSSEKSEIGWGHQIRSYVLFPYQQVKDNRSGEAFSQVDNILDGDIKKMIEGVLIALKSE